The Podospora pseudocomata strain CBS 415.72m chromosome 1 map unlocalized CBS415.72m_1, whole genome shotgun sequence genome has a segment encoding these proteins:
- a CDS encoding uncharacterized protein (EggNog:ENOG503NWGR; CAZy:GH76; COG:G): MRFVKYVRPVAVPAVIISAVAPKELNISDSLSIKGVAKTVAANAMSYYSGTPEKFVDLPQPYYWWQAGALMGSMLDYSHYTGDHSYDKLIARGLLDQVGPDFDYMLPTHFGQEGNDDQAFWGMSVMAAAERNFPQPDPNVPGWLDMGANIFDSLAGRWNTTACQGGLLWQIFASNPNGLDYKNTVSNGGFFQIAARLARATGNKTYSDWAEKVWDWTEAIGMIDKFGNVYDGAHASKDCKDTNPVTFSYSASIYIYGAAVMADVTQDKKWTERTERMVEASRSFFSPFENATNIMYEHACEQVDKCNQDMRSFKAYFSRFVYAAARYVPSIKPAIEELWHTSVEAAAKTCTGGASGTQCSHKWYTGAFDGNPGLGQEMSALETIQGLLALDAEAPLKGGEIKTVRAFADQNAVKGDSETASGSAPSPTSESDSAAGSQTEAGTQTSGALRRRTVPVKGWW; encoded by the exons ATGAGGTTTGTCAAGTATGTGAGACCCGTAGCGGTCCCGGCAGTGATCATATCTGCCGTTGCGCCGAAAGAGCTCAACATCTCTGATTCAC TCTCCATCAAGGGCGTTGCCAAAACCGTCGCCGCCAACGCCATGTCTTACTACTCGGGCACCCCTGAGAAATTCGTTGACCTTCCTCAGCCTTACTACTGGTGGCAAGCCGGTGCCCTGATGGGCAGCATGCTCGACTACTCTCACTATACGGGCGACCACAGTTACGACAAGCTGATCGCAAGGGGACTCTTGGATCAGGTTGGCCCCGACTTTGACTACATGCTCCCCACTCACTTCGGCCAAGAAGGTAATGACGATCAAGCATTCTGGGGAATGTCTGTCATGGCCGCCGCGGAGAGGAACTTTCCTCAGCCAGACCCAAATGTTCCTGGGTGGTTGGATATGGGTGCCAACATTTTCGACTCGCTGGCTGGCAGGTGGAATACGACTGCTTGCCAGGGTGGGCTTTTGTGGCAGATCTTTGCCTCAAACCCGAACGGACTCGACTACAAAAACACCGTCAGCAACGGCGGCTTCTTCCAGATTGCGGCCAGACTGGCCCGCGCCACCGGGAACAAGACGTACAGTGACTGGGCGGAAAAGGTTTGGGACTGGACGGAAGCCATCGGCATGATTGACAAGTTTGGAAACGTCTACGACGGCGCCCATGCGAGCAAGGACTGCAAGGACACCAACCCGGTCACGTTCTCTTACTCTGCCAGCATCTACATTTACGGAGCTGCCGTCATGGCCGACGTCACCCAGGACAAGAAGTGGACGGAGAGGacggagaggatggtggaggcgAGCAGGAGCTTTTTCAGCCCGTTTGAGAACGCCACCAACATCATGTATGAGCACGCGTGCGAGCAGGTGGACAAGTGCAACCAGGACATGAGGAGCTTCAAGGCGTACTTTTCGAGATTTGTCTATGCGGCCGCGAGGTATGTTCCGAGTATCAAGCCGGCGATCGAAGAGTTGTGGCATACTTCGGTCGAGGCGGCTGCGAAGACTTGCACAGGCGGTGCGAGCGGGACCCAGTGCAGCCACAAGTGGTATACCGGGGCCTTTGATGGAAACCCGGGGTTGGGCCAGGAGATGTCCGCGCTGGAGACCATTCAGGGCTTGTTGGCTTTGGACGCGGAAGCACCGTTGAAGGGGGGCGAAATCAAGACTGTGAGGGCGTTTGCTGATCAGAATGCCGTAAAGGGTGACTCTGAGACAGCTTCAGGTtcagcaccatcaccgacatCTGAATCGGACTCGGCGGCTGGCTCCCAGACCGAGGCCGGGACGCAAACCTCGGGTgcgttgagaaggaggactGTTCCCgtgaaggggtggtggtag
- a CDS encoding uncharacterized protein (EggNog:ENOG503PG4U) translates to MRFGREERRRGGRVSCWICTTVVIARAITGAHGQSTVSVYIPGYGEAHWAALRGSIIGSDQSATTYTVFCAEKAPSCQIAGDLPFVFTEGPGTLKYGGVAPGKLTAELECSLDGTTAATCTGSSSFGANHWEGTITGPTQTMWTETFTTPEVTWGALTLTTPGPLPNTIDIDGTPAASLTNSPVKGAGFSLDPVRASWLSGVSSGAVILFVLTFM, encoded by the exons ATGAGATTTGGGCGAGAGGAACGGCGCCGGGGAGGACGAGTCTCTTGCTGGATCTGCACCACGGTTGTGATAGCGCGAGCAATCACTGGTGCACACGGCCAATCCACCGTATCGGTTTACATACCCGGCTACGGGGAGGCTCACTGGGCTGCTCTTCGCGGCAGCATCATTGGCAGT GACCAATCCGCAACAACCTACACGGTCTTTTGTGCTGAGAAGGCGCCAAGTTGTCAGATTGCCGGCGACCTTCCCTTTGTCTTCACGGAAGGGCCAGGGACTTTGAAATACGGTGGCGTGGCCCCTGGGAAACT AACGGCCGAACTTGAATGCAGCTTGGACGGCACAACGGCCGCAACCTGCACAGGATCGTCATCCTTCGGGGCCAACCATTGGGAGGGCACCATCACGGGGCCGACGCAGACTATGTGGACGGAGACTTTCACGACGCCCGAGGTAACATGGGGCGCGTTGACATTGACAACACCGGGTCCGTTACCCAACACGATTGACATTGACGGGACACCAGCAGCATCGTTGACGAACTCGCCTGTCAAGGGCGCCGGTTTTAGCCTGGACCCGGTGAGAGCTAGCTGGTTGTCGGGCGTCTCATCTGGGGCTGTTATTTTGTTTGTTCTGACATTCATGTAA
- a CDS encoding uncharacterized protein (EggNog:ENOG503P7K8; COG:S) → MVRVTTALLASAGLSTMASAQDVGAATTSVTSLFLPGFDTQTIWASVITAQPAAATYSLACPPDADSNDCGLGTGLTIVQGESTFSIDMRGESVTQQYGCDLVGEEAKCFGSIISPGGTALFQHVSGGYQKEIQAVTITAGLEKLDVEAATTSASGTGAVETGTQTTTQTEDAAGSTSSSTAGVPQITQNAIMMGAALVGAGAMLL, encoded by the exons ATGGTTCGCGTTACTACTGCCTTGCTGGCCTCCGCCGGTCTCAGCACCATGGCCTCGGCTCAGGATGTCGGAGCGGCTACCACCTCAGTCacctctctcttccttcccGGCTTCGACACGCAGACCATCTGGGCTTCTGTCATCACTGCCCAGCCCGCGGCGGCAACCTACTCACTCGCATGCCCTCCCGATGCCGATTCCAACGACTGTGGCCTTGGCACAGGCTTGACTATTGTTCAGGGGGAAAGCACCTTCTCTATTGACATGCGCGGAGAGTCTGT CACACAACAATACGGTTGCGATCTCGTGGGCGAAGAAGCCAAGTGCTTTGGCTCCATCATCAGCCCTGGCGGGACTGCTCTGTTCCAGCATGTTTCAGGTGGCTACCAGAAGGAAATCCAAGCCGTAACAATCACGGCCGGCTTGGAGAAGTTGGATGTTGAGGCTGCCACTACCAGTGCCTCCGGCACTGGCGCTGTTGAGACAGGCACACAGACCacaacccagacagaggACGCTGCCGGCTCtacgagcagcagcacagcTGGTGTCCCCCAGATTACCCAGAATGCCATCATGATGGGTGCTGCTCTTGTCGGTGCCGGCGCGATGCTTCTCTAG
- a CDS encoding uncharacterized protein (EggNog:ENOG503Q3H1; COG:M): protein MPRLTTEGTYTDSPPPGRSASHDGDEDDDLLDRGRAKAHRFLHGFIDFAFQGNVLEIAFGLIIASMFTALVTSLVTDILLPPISVLLPLNKNLEEKFAVLKGGPKYKGEGGYNTLKQAQADGAVVMAYGFFLNRLINFIGVGMSLYGMAATYQFFSKDPIIKRTVKCRYCRKSINEKAARCINCTSWQDGREDRLF from the exons ATGCCCCGCCTCACCACAGAAGGAACGTACACCGATTCCCCCCCGCCAGGCCGCAGCGCCTCGCACGAcggagacgaggacgatgaccTCTTGGACCGTGGGCGGGCCAAAGCCCATCGCTTCCTGCACGGCTTCATCGACTTTGCCTTCCAGGGAAACGTGCTCGAGATCGCGTTCGGTCTGATCATCGCGTCCATGTTCACCGCCCTTGTGACCTCGCTCGTGACGGATATTTTGCTGCCGCCAATTTCGGTGTTGTTGCCGCTGAACAAGAACCTGGAGGAGAAATTTGCCGTGTTGAAAGGGGGGCCGAAATacaagggggagggggggtataaTACTTTGAAGCAGGCGCAGGCGGacggggcggtggtgatggcttaTGGGTTTTTCTTGAACAGGTTGATTAATTTTATTGGTGTGGGGATGAGCTTGTATGGGATGGCGGCGACATATCAGTTTTTTTCGAAGGATCCGATCATCAAACGTACTGTTAAGTGCAGGTATTGTCGGAAGAGTATTAATGAGAAG GCTGCAAGGTGTATCAACTGTACTAGTTGgcaggatgggagggaggaccGGTTGTTTTAG
- the TOP2 gene encoding DNA topoisomerase 2 (BUSCO:EOG0926073O; COG:B; EggNog:ENOG503NWYX), whose translation MDSDVESVFDTAQSESDGYSPEVKTKAKAAPKKAPAAKAAKMVQTKLTVGKAKAAPKKRTKPDSDDSDDDRPLSSTPPMAKKQKKAPAKKSSGKPLAEIENDSMLIDDEPALAAASKSSKSATETYQKLTQLEHIIKRPDTYIGSVERTDQKMWVFNKTEKLMENRVVSFVPGLYKIFDEILVNAADNSQRDASMTFLKVTVDRETGEISVENNGKGIPVEMHQKEGCYIPELIFGHLLTGSNYDDDEKKTVGGRNGYGAKLTNIFSLKFTLECQDSVNGKRYKQTWTDNMSKMEKPKITANKTNDFVRVTFLPDYKRFGMENGIDDDLEALMYRRVYDMAGTMASVKVWLNGEQLKIAKFKGYCQLYAKSIAAERGDVVPEGEKPTAANVEYEEVRDKGRTWQVGFTVSDGSFQQVSFVNNIATTSGGTHVNYIADQITEALLKELNKKKKGHGLKPANFRNYIFIFINCLVDNPAFTSQTKEQLTTKVSAFGSKCILSDAFLKKVQKSEVIANIMEFAERKADKMLAKSDGNKRARVSNEKLVDANLAGTKRGHECTLILTEGDSARALAVAGRAVLDPDRIGVFPLRGKMLNVRDASTEQIMKNKEIENIKKFLGLKHKQVYTDTKGLRYGHLMIMADQDLDGSHIKGLLINFLEVQFPSLLRIPNFFQQFITPVVKVWQGTNPKKPLRPKSFFNLVEYETWKENNKNELRKWKYKYLKGLGSSSNEDAQVYFTDLDRHLKEFETLKPEESQMLDMIFSKKKADARKEWLGNFVPGTFLDSTAQRISYSQFLQNEFILFSMADNIRSIPSMIDGFKPGQRKVIYSAFKRNLVNDQKVVELAGYISEQAAYHHGEQSLQQTIIGLAQTFVGSNNVNCLEPSGNFGSRLSGGKDSASARYIHTRLSPFARKVFSKLDEPNLEYQFDDGNMIEPKVYAPILPMVLVNGADGIGTGWSTSIPNYHPMHIVENLRRRMGRFDPDDTEEKPFVPMAPWWRGWKGTPEQEAPNKWRFNGIIRQDEQNPNEIHVTELPIRMWTDDFKAKLEDIIQNDKTPTFIKDYKEFNDHKTVHFIIDMDEKHREAALREGLLEKFKLTTTVSTTNLVAFDTQGKIRKYDNVEEIMEEYYHYRLKMYTERKKHWLKVYHADYRKLKNQYRFITEIIDNKMVVNRKKKAVLVQELRDRDYEAFPPKEEKKAKSPDEEMAAEEAEDDDTAGGARDYDYLLSMPVWSFTSERLERLKNQIAAKKAEHDELQALSEKDLWVKDLDAFQEEWETQLKLDDEIATGIRRMGRRKSDKLGVGKGGGRRRKDDDAYEPEKKSRAKAVKAAPVPIKTEKTQQRFAEAFQAKSKPKPVADKTLPDVEAGGGISDDDFALLGKKAMPINTKVKEESEAPTTTNGRTKRAAAAKSKYVVSDDSDEDFMDLGKPSVDEDVDMASEPEEAVAEKPPVKRVAAAAAKAKPSYKLSDNESDEEVEEKPPVKRAAAAKAKPSYKLSDDDSEDDFEAKPPAKRAAAAKAKPMYKLSDDSDSDDSLKLGDVGAMVKGIGAPASSSSGGRLSLFAMSHSGGGDTSVLPKMKSKPSKPSLDLDDHDDTNYEALARSSPLKTKEDNLDDFLSDDDVPAAKPAPKAASKAKAPLSVVPAPAKKRGRPAGSKSTKDKDEATAPKAKAAVTKTAKTAAAKPKAPHLSPAAKAYAAKKAKAQKGLSDDEDDEAMEDAPDSPPAARPKARPGRAAAVKKKPIVIDSDEDDSIGGGGGDDESDDFDMSD comes from the exons ATGGATTCAGACGTGGAGTCCGTCTTTGACACTGCCCAGAGCGAGTCTGACGGATACTCACCAGAGGTG aaaacaaaagctAAGGCTGCGCCGAAGAAAGCGCCTGCCGCGAAAGCTGCCAAGATGGTCCAAACCAAGCTCACTGTCGGCAAGGCGAAGGCGGCGCCCAAGAAGAGAACGAAGCCGGATAGCGATGATAGCGATGACGATAGGCCTCTCTCCAGCACTCCTCCGATGGCtaagaagcagaagaaagcaccggcgaagaagtcCAGTGGCAAGCCACTGGCTGAGATCGAGAACGACAGCATGCTGATCGACGATGAGCCAGCCCTGGCAGCTGCTTCCAAGTCCTCCAAATCCGCCACCGAAACATACCAGAAGCTCACGCAGCTCGAGCACATCATCAAGCGCCCCGATACCTATATCGGGTCCGTTGAACGCACCGACCAAAAGATGTGGGTTTTCAACAAGACGGAAAAGTTGATGGAAAATCGTGTTGTATCCTTTGTTCCTGGTCTCTACAAGATCTTTGATGAAATCCTTGTCAACGCCGCGGACAACAGCCAACGCGATGCCTCCATGACCTTTCTCAAGGTGACTGTCGATCGCGAGACGGGTGAGATTTCAGTCGAGAACAACGGCAAGGGAATCCCGGTTGAGATGCATCAGAAGGAGGGCTGCTATATCCCCGAGCTTATCTTTGGTCACCTTCTCACCGGTTCGAActacgacgatgatgagaagaagacggttGGTGGTCGCAACGGTTACGGTGCGAAGCTTACCAATATCTTCAGTTTGAAGTTCACTCTGGAGTGCCAGGATAGTGTCAACGGCAAGCGATACAAGCAGACCTGGACCGACAACATGTCCAAGATGGAAAAGCCCAAAATCACAGCCAACAAGACCAACGACTTCGTCAGAGTGACCTTCCTTCCGGACTACAAGAGATTTGGCATGGAGAACGGCATTGATGACGACTTGGAAGCCCTCATGTACCGCCGCGTATACGACATGGCAGGCACCATGGCCAGCGTCAAAGTCTGGCTGAACGGGGAGCAACTCAAGATCGCCAAGTTCAAGGGTTATTGCCAGCTATACGCCAAATCAATCGCTGCCGAGCGGGGTGACGTTGTGCCCGAAGGCGAGAAACCTACTGCTGCGAATGTAGAGTATGAGGAGGTCAGGGACAAGGGCAGAACGTGGCAGGTGGGGTTCACTGTGTCAGATGGTTCGTTCCAACAAGTGTCCTTCGTCAACAATATCGCCACAACGTCGGGTGGTACACACGTCAACTACATTGCCGATCAAATCACCGAAGCCCTTCTGAAGGagctcaacaagaagaagaagggccaTGGTCTCAAGCCGGCCAACTTCCGCAACtacatcttcatcttcatcaactGTTTGGTCGACAACCCTGCCTTCACCTCCCAGACCAAGGAGCAACTGACGACCAAAGTTAGTGCCTTTGGTAGCAAGTGTATCCTGAGTGATGCCTTTCTCAAAAAGGTCCAAAAGTCTGAAGTCATCGCCAACATCATGGAGTTTGCTGAAAGGAAAGCGGATAAGATGCTGGCAAAATCGGACGGCAACAAGCGTGCTCGTGTGAGCAACGAGAAGCTTGTCGACGCCAACTTGGCGGGCACCAAGCGTGGCCACGAATGTACCCTCATCTTGACGGAAGGTGACTCTGCCAGAGCATTGGCCGTTGCTGGTCGCGCTGTCCTGGATCCGGATCGCATCGGCGTGTTCCCTCTTCGTGGAAAGATGCTGAACGTGCGTGACGCATCGACCGAGCAGATCATGAAGAATAAGGAAATTGAAAACATCAAAAAGTTCCTGGGTCTGAAGCACAAGCAAGTGTACACCGATACCAAGGGTCTCCGATACGGTCATTTGATGATCATGGCCGATCAGGATTTGGACGGCAGTCATATCAAGGGCTTGCTCATCAACTTCCTTGAGGTTCAGTTTCCTTCGCTGCTGCGCATccccaacttcttccagCAGTTCATCACCCCTGTCGTCAAAGTGTGGCAAGGCACAAACCCAAAGAAGCCTCTACGTCCCAAGTCGTTCTTCAACCTCGTCGAGTATGAGACGTGGAAAGAGAACAACAAGAATGAACTCCGGAAGTGGAAGTACAAGTACTTGAAGGGGTTGGGTAGTTCTTCGAACGAAGACGCCCAAGTCTACTTCACTGATCTGGATCGCCATCTCAAAGAATTCGAGACACTCAAGCCAGAGGAGTCTCAGATGCTTGACATGATCTtcagcaaaaagaaggccGATGCTCGCAAAGAATGGTTGGGCAACTTTGTTCCGGGAACCTTCCTCGACTCTACGGCTCAGAGAATCAGTTACTCCCAGTTCCTTCAGAACGAATTCATTCTGTTCAGTATGGCTGACAACATCCGATCGATCCCGTCCATGATCGACGGCTTCAAGCCTGGTCAGCGCAAGGTCATTTACTCTGCCTTCAAGCGCAATCTTGTCAACGACCAGAAGGTTGTGGAACTTGCCGGTTATATTTCCGAGCAAGCCGCCTACCATCACGGTGAACAGTCTCTGCAGCAGACAATCATTGGTCTAGCTCAGACCTTTGTCGGCTCGAACAACGTCAACTGCCTAGAACCTAGCGGCAACTTCGGTTCCCGCCTCTCTGGTGGAAAAGATTCTGCCAGCGCTCGTTACATCCACACGAGACTGTCCCCGTTTGCGCGCAAGGTCTTCTCCAAGCTTGACGAGCCCAATCTCGAGTACCAGTTCGACGACGGCAACATGATCGAGCCCAAGGTGTATGCTCCGATCCTACCAATGGTCTTGGTCAATGGTGCCGACGGTATTGGTACCGGCTGGAGTACTTCGATTCCCAACTACCACCCCATGCACATAGTGGAGAATTTGAGGCGCCGGATGGGAAGGTTTGACCCTGACGATACCGAGGAGAAGCCCTTCGTCCCCATGGCACCATGGTGGCGTGGTTGGAAAGGAACTCCGGAGCAGGAAGCGCCCAACAAGTGGCGTTTCAACGGTATTATCAGGCAAGATGAGCAGAACCCCAACGAGATCCACGTTACTGAATTGCCAATCCGCATGTGGACTGATGACTTCAAGGCTAAGCTTGAGGACATCATCCAGAACGACAAGACACCGACCTTCATCAAGGATTACAAGGAGTTCAACGACCACAAGACGGTCCATTTCATCATTGACATGGACGAGAAGCACCGAGAGGCAGCCCTCAGGGAAGGTCTGTTGGAGAAGTTCAAGCTTACCACTACCGTCTCCACAACCAACTTGGTGGCCTTTGACACTCAGGGCAAGATCAGAAAATACGACAATGTGGAGGAGATCATGGAGGAATACTACCACTACCGCCTGAAGATGTACACAGAGCGCAAGAAGCATTGGCTCAAGGTGTACCACGCCGATTACCGGAAGCTCAAGAACCAGTACCGTTTCATCACGGAAATTATCGACAACAAGATGGTGGTCAAccgaaagaagaaggctgtcTTGGTGCAGGAGCTTCGTGACCGCGACTATGAGGCATTCCctcccaaggaggagaagaaggccaagtcGCCTGACGAGGAAATGGCTGCTGAAGAGGCCGAAGATGACGACACCGCTGGAGGCGCTCGTGACTACGACTACCTGCTTTCGATGCCTGTCTGGTCTTTCACCAGCGAGCGTCTTGAGAGACTCAAAAACCAGATtgcggccaagaaggcggagCATGATGAACTGCAGGCTCTGAGCGAGAAGGACCTTTGGGTCAAGGATTTGGATGCTTTCCAAGAGGAGTGGGAAACGCAGCTGAAGCTGGACGATGAGATCGCCACCGGCATTCGCAGAATGGGTCGCCGCAAGTCGGACAAGCTCGGTGtagggaagggaggaggccgCCGTCggaaggatgatgacgccTATGAGCCAGAGAAGAAATCTAGGGCCAAGGCCGTCAAGGCTGCTCCTGTGCCTATCAAGACGGAGAAAACCCAGCAACGGTTTGCCGAGGCGTTTCAGGCAAAGTCCAAGCCGAAGCCTGTCGCTGACAAAACCTTGCCAGATGTTGAAGCGGGCGGTGGGATATCTGATGACGATTTTGCCCTCTTGGGTAAGAAGGCAATGCCCATCAACACTAAAGTGAAGGAAGAGTCGGAGGCtcccacaacaaccaacggtCGTACCAAGCGCGCGGCTGCTGCGAAGTCCAAGTATGTGGTATCGGATGACTCGGACGAGGACTTTATGGATTTGGGTAAACCTTCAGTAGATGAAGATGTGGATATGGCTTCAGAACCCGAGGAGGCCGTGGCCGAGAAGCCGCCCGTCAAGCgcgtggcagcagcagcagccaaggcGAAGCCGTCATACAAGCTCAGCGACAACGAATCGGAcgaggaagtggaggagaagccgcCCGTCAAGCGCGCGGCCGCGGCCAAAGCAAAGCCATCCTACAAGCtcagtgatgatgactcTGAAGACGACTTTGAGGCGAAACCACCAGCCAAGCGTgcagccgcagccaaggCCAAACCGATGTATAAGCTCAGCGATGATTCGGATAGTGACGACAGCTTGAAGCTCGGTGATGTCGGTGCTATGGTCAAGGGCATAGGAGCTCCAGCTTCGAGCAGCAGCGGTGGCAGGCTTAGTCTGTTTGCCATGTCCCATTCTGGAGGTGGGGATACTTCAGTTCTCCCCAAGATGAAGTCCAAGCCATCTAAGCCCAGTCTCGACTTGGACGACCACGACGACACCAATTACGAGGCGCTCGCCAGGTCATCGCCCCtgaagaccaaggaggatAACTTGGACGATTTCCTATCAGACGACGACGTTCCCGCTGCCAAACCTGCTCCCAAGGCAGCATCCAAGGCAAAGGCCCCTCTCAGTGTCGTTCCAGCACCGGCCAAGAAGCGTGGACGTCCTGCCGGCAGCAAGAGCACTAAGGACAAGGATGAGGCAACTGctcccaaggccaaggccgcTGTTACCAAGACCGCCAAAACAGCCGCTGCTAAGCCCAAGGCACCACATCTCTCACCAGCTGCGAAGGCGTATGCTGCtaagaaggccaaggctcAAAAAGGCTTgagcgacgatgaggacgatgaggctaTGGAAGATGCCCCAGATAGTCCTCCCGCAGCCAGGCCCAAGGCCAGGCCTGGTCGTGCCGCAGccgtgaagaagaagccgattGTGATTGAcagcgatgaggatgactCGAtaggtggcggtggtggggatgacgAAAGCGATGATTTCGACATGAGCGATTAG
- a CDS encoding uncharacterized protein (EggNog:ENOG503NY19; COG:S), whose amino-acid sequence MVSVASLLNPEPPRAPLPSSRPSQFASPSARPAVAFTSGPSPDRPGTRTANMQDDPRPARHAVRGMVNYPPFEDLDAASLHEVHRFHVSDLREIQSNCRRIPYHSQKKDFYQKTGRESFEVFEYSFRLPRDSRLRSDNSYTVMWDYNVGLVRMTPFFKCLEYGKTTPAKMLNQNPGLKDITHSITGGSIIAQGYWMPYSCAKAVCATFCYQIAGALIPLFGPSFPSECIREGMPGYKHMVIDPDIIAKARLEARRLLHLPTPRSGPLLSPRMSRSVSPRPCPRPPRLAAEPYSNRIDYDRPMPLSPHSNADHEFYAGSPDIYSRNTPTEFMPGGYGTGIRPPPMNTPTRWTPVNLPRPYPSYRSDPYTEREQRRPQHQHHQYPQPWTRNNIEDKSYGSRANPWLSAVPRIPSPYPQRAVRSPTIQNTTARPYERPAHTLPPIRSLYQSLGANKRTFDQIERPTSSHSTPATDQRPDISPYPKLRGLPPASRSLSPSMQPVRPASEEDAALTLMRLCVKTSKQEEKQEQEQRQDDAIPESSGVGPKGESNTTSSSLVTTIGSPTCSNGGQTRVWSEDADLKMEHASTPSSPHAGDANVTSTPNSLAIRSVSSSSDADNEDNDDCNDDVSTRRRRGSKRRRVLS is encoded by the exons ATGGTATCAGTAGCCTCTCTTCTTAACCCGGAGCCTCCTCGGGCTCCGTTGCCAAGTTCTCGACCCAGTCAATTCGCTTCACCTTCAGCTCGTCCAGCTGTCGCCTTTACATCAGGACCATCACCCGACAGGCCGGGGACCAGGACAGCAAACATGCAAGACGATCCCAGACCAGCTCGACATGCAGTCAGAGGCATGGTCAACTATCCACCGTTCGAGGACCTGGATGCAGCCTCGCTCCACGAGGTCCACAGGTTCCATGTGTCAGATCTGCGGGAGATTCAGAGCAACTGCCGCCGGATTCCTTACCACAGCCAAAAGAAAGACTTCTATCAGAAGACCGGGCGAGAAAGCTTCGAAG TTTTCGAGTACTCTTTTAGACTTCCCAGGGACAGTCGCCTTCGATCAGACAACAGTTACACCGTCATGTGGGATTATAATGTTGGCCTCGTGCGCATGACTCCATTCTTCAAGTGTCTTGAATACGGGAAG ACTACTCCTGCGAAAATGCTCAACCAGAACCCGGGGCTCAAGGACATTACGCACAGCATCACTGGGGGATCTATTATCGCCCAAG GCTACTGGATGCCATACTCCTGTGCCAAGGCTGTCTGTGCAACATTCTGTTACCAGATTGCAGGTGCCTTGATTCCCCTATTCGGCCCAAGTTTCCCCTCGGAGTGCATTCGGGAAGGTATGCCTGGCTACAAACACATGGTCATCGATCCCGACATCATTGCCAAAGCTAGGCTGGAGGCAAGGCGACTGCTACATCTTCCAACACCACGCAGTGGCCCTCTACTCAGTCCACGCATGTCTCGCAGCGTCAGTCCTCGACCATGTCCACGACCGCCCCGGCTGGCCGCCGAGCCCTACAGCAACCGGATAGACTACGATCGACCGATGCCTTTGAGTCCGCATAGTAACGCAGACCACGAATTCTATGCTGGATCGCCTGATATCTACAGTCGTAATACACCCACCGAGTTCATGCCCGGCGGATATGGGACTGGTATCCGTCCACCACCAATGAACACTCCAACAAGATGGACTCCAGTAAACCTTCCACGGCCGTATCCATCGTATCGCTCTGATCCATATACTGAACGGGAGCAGCGTCGCccgcagcatcaacaccatcaataTCCGCAACCGTGGACAAGGAACAACATTGAAGACAAGTCCTACGGATCTCGAGCCAATCCATGGCTCTCTGCAGTTCCACGTATTCCATCACCATACCCTCAACGCGCCGTACGGTCCCCCACCATTCAAAATACTACTGCACGACCATACGAGCGTCCCGCGCATACGCTACCACCCATTCGAAGTCTCTATCAAAGCCTTGGTGCAAATAAACGGACATTTGATCAGATCGAGCGGCCTACAAGCAGTCATTCCACGCCCGCAACTGACCAAAGGCCGGATATTAGTCCTTACCCCAAACTCCGTGGTCTTCCTCCCGCCTCGCGATCCCTAAGCCCGAGTATGCAACCAGTTAGGCCGGcttcggaggaggatgctgcGCTAACACTGATGCGACTTTGCGTAAAAACGagcaagcaggaggagaaacAGGAGCAAGAGCAGAGACAAGATGATGCCATTCCGGAGAGTTCAGGTGTGGGACCAAAAGGCGAGAGCAATACTACTTCCAGCAGCCTGGTAACGACTATCGGCAGTCCTACGTGCAGCAACGGCGGCCAGACAAGGGTATGGAGCGAGGATGCTGATTTGAAGATGGAGCACGCCAGCACACCGTCATCTCCACATGCTGGTGACGCCAATGTGACTTCCACACCCAATTCACTGGCCATCAGGTccgtgtcctcctcctctgacGCCGACAACGAAGACAATGATGATTGCAACGACGATGTAAGTACCAGGCGCAGGAGAGGgtcaaagaggaggagggttctGAGTTGA